Sequence from the Meleagris gallopavo isolate NT-WF06-2002-E0010 breed Aviagen turkey brand Nicholas breeding stock chromosome Z, Turkey_5.1, whole genome shotgun sequence genome:
ATGCTTACACTTTAAGGATTCATTTTTTGAGGTCACTTTGACTTTGAGGACTTTGAGGTCACAGGTGATAATTTCACTATACAAAACTGAGTGGCCAATCCCTATAAATGGATCTGGGCTTACTTTCCTTTTAGATTTGGCATTCACCCTGTGGCAGGCCGTATGCCTGGACAGCTGAATGTACTCCTAGCAGAAGCTGGTGTTCCCTATGATATTGTTCTGGAAATGGATGAGATCAATGAAGACTTCCCAGGTTAGTATGCAAGCTATAAGTTTCTAGTGGATTGCATTTATTCTTGcaaatttttatttgattttgtttttacattgtacaagctttttaaaaataaaatctcaatGAAGTCATACAGTTTCTCAGGGTGTACATCAGCCTCAGTGTTCAACTTTCAGGtaattttattcactttttttttttctgactgcagaCACTGACTTGGTCCTTGTAATTGGTGCAAATGATACAGTTAATTCAGCAGCTCAGGAAGATCCAAACTCCATCATAGCTGGAATGCCAGTTCTTGAGGTCTGGAAGTCCAAACAGGTGAGATTTAACCATGTTATGTCAGCACTTTCCTACCTAtagattcattaaaaaaaaaaattgtttataaGAGAAGCTAACGAGATTGTATTACTGGTCtgatttctgcaatttttgttggttttgtccAACAAATGTCAGTATTCTGCAATTACAATGCAGTGCtcatgattttatgatgatCAGTGAGTGCTTTAGTGAGACTCTTTGTGACTTCAGTCAGAAAGATCATTGAGTGTACTGCCCACAGATGTGGTTGGAATGAATGATATTCTGCTCACATATGCAGCCTTGAAGTGTTTCTGTTAAGTTTACAGGAAATTTAATACTGAGgctaaaatacataaatatgaaTGGCTGGGTTGAGTAGACAACTTAGTCTGTTTAG
This genomic interval carries:
- the LOC100548465 gene encoding NAD(P) transhydrogenase, mitochondrial-like translates to MTFKKSKCRILHLQKESRGLANPYKWIWAYFPFRFGIHPVAGRMPGQLNVLLAEAGVPYDIVLEMDEINEDFPDTDLVLVIGANDTVNSAAQEDPNSIIAGMPVLEVWKSKQVIVMKRSLGVGYAAVDNPIFYKPNTAMLLGDAKKTCDALQAKARESYQS